A genomic window from Streptomyces brevispora includes:
- the nuoK gene encoding NADH-quinone oxidoreductase subunit NuoK: MHLAYPAVLAVLLFCTGLYGVLARRNAILVLMSVELMLNAVNLNLVAFDVWLRDALHSGQALALFTIAIAAAEIGIGLAIVLAVYRNRGSSDVDRLRDTAETDEAETLPDGDSDGTDHAAGTEDQATAPAGKAKKAEATP; this comes from the coding sequence ATGCACCTCGCCTACCCCGCCGTGCTCGCCGTCCTCCTCTTCTGCACCGGGCTCTACGGAGTGCTCGCGCGCCGCAACGCGATCCTGGTCCTGATGTCCGTCGAGCTGATGCTCAACGCCGTCAACCTCAACCTGGTCGCCTTCGACGTCTGGCTCCGCGACGCCCTGCACTCCGGCCAAGCCCTCGCCCTGTTCACCATCGCCATCGCGGCGGCGGAGATCGGTATCGGCCTGGCCATCGTCCTCGCCGTGTACCGCAACCGCGGCAGCTCCGACGTCGACCGTCTCCGCGACACCGCCGAGACCGACGAGGCCGAAACCCTCCCGGACGGCGACAGCGACGGCACCGACCACGCCGCCGGCACCGAAGACCAGGCCACTGCTCCGGCAGGGAAGGCAAAGAAGGCAGAGGCCACCCCGTGA